In Paenibacillus algicola, a genomic segment contains:
- a CDS encoding helix-turn-helix transcriptional regulator — MQAPMLPPLNPVVHWAQQHRQAKERVIQRRIRDFEILLLEHGEVEVEIQGREPFLVQSGQFFLLPAELKHRVQVLSQPDALFLGVHFDFYNELLIAKDEDIIVYGDPDEPVHYCSMPQSPEFQEWLSPGSLHATPEMYSLLSTIIHEFTQRPAGYMMCCQGLLLQLFAQMSRAIHQHHRTGASAGMQLAITRLAAAIEQNVAEHWCNEKMADLLNINVDYMGRLFKKCTGLSPNKFVQQIRHAEAKRLLRETSDTIEAVGYAVGYKDVHYFVRIFHKWEGMPPGEYRKFCRLL, encoded by the coding sequence TTGCAAGCGCCCATGTTACCCCCGTTGAATCCTGTTGTGCACTGGGCACAGCAGCATCGTCAAGCCAAGGAACGAGTCATACAGCGGCGAATCCGCGATTTTGAAATATTGCTGCTGGAGCACGGAGAGGTGGAGGTTGAAATACAAGGAAGAGAGCCCTTTCTCGTTCAATCCGGTCAATTCTTCCTGCTGCCCGCAGAGCTCAAGCACCGGGTACAGGTTCTCTCCCAGCCTGACGCCCTGTTTCTTGGAGTCCATTTTGATTTCTACAATGAGCTGCTGATCGCCAAGGATGAAGACATTATCGTGTACGGAGATCCCGATGAACCGGTTCACTACTGCAGCATGCCGCAGAGCCCTGAGTTTCAGGAGTGGCTCTCCCCCGGCAGCCTGCATGCGACTCCTGAGATGTATAGCCTGCTGAGCACGATTATCCATGAATTCACCCAGCGACCAGCCGGCTATATGATGTGCTGCCAGGGCCTGCTGCTGCAGCTGTTCGCTCAGATGTCGAGAGCTATTCACCAGCATCATCGGACAGGAGCCAGCGCCGGCATGCAGCTGGCGATCACGCGTCTGGCCGCAGCCATCGAACAGAATGTCGCCGAACACTGGTGTAACGAGAAGATGGCCGACCTGCTGAATATTAATGTGGATTATATGGGACGGTTATTTAAGAAGTGCACGGGACTTAGCCCCAATAAATTCGTCCAGCAAATCCGCCACGCTGAAGCCAAGCGCCTGCTGCGGGAAACCAGCGACACGATTGAAGCCGTCGGCTATGCCGTGGGCTATAAGGATGTTCATTATTTCGTACGTATTTTTCATAAATGGGAGGGCATGCCTCCTGGAGAGTATCGTAAATTCTGCCGCCTGCTATAG
- a CDS encoding glycoside hydrolase family 117 protein: MKKESAATIRARQYTKNADWFCDFAYEPITGLEYEEGVHRRDPSSVIKVQDQYYVWYTRSVGEAVGFGTGDPEAKVFPWDQSEVWYAVSPDGTHWKEQGLAVGRGPKGSFDDRSVFTPEILHHGDKFYLVYQVIEGQYLLRKYENIAMAVAESPEGPWRKLDAPILRPAMNGEWFGDDDNRLTVKHKGDFDSLKVHDPVLFHYNHQFWLYYKGEQKGEEMTFGGRTTKWGVAIADHPEGPYVKSEYNPVTNSGHETLLWHYRGGMAGLLSTDGPEKNTIQYAHDGINFEIEAVIKNPPEAAGPYRTDETDRGPLEGIRWGLCHNVHSKWNYILKFRTVEDYKHHYANKVNPEVLWLGKKAKHQD; the protein is encoded by the coding sequence ATGAAAAAAGAAAGCGCTGCAACGATTAGAGCCCGGCAATATACCAAAAATGCGGACTGGTTTTGTGATTTTGCGTATGAGCCTATCACCGGTCTGGAATACGAGGAAGGAGTTCACCGGAGAGACCCCAGCAGTGTAATCAAGGTTCAGGATCAGTACTATGTCTGGTATACCAGATCCGTAGGCGAAGCGGTCGGCTTCGGGACCGGAGATCCGGAGGCGAAGGTGTTTCCATGGGATCAGTCTGAGGTCTGGTATGCTGTCTCCCCGGACGGAACCCATTGGAAGGAACAGGGACTGGCCGTTGGACGCGGACCGAAGGGCTCCTTTGATGACCGCAGCGTGTTTACGCCGGAAATTTTGCATCACGGGGACAAATTCTATCTCGTGTATCAAGTAATCGAGGGTCAGTATTTGCTCCGCAAATACGAGAATATCGCAATGGCGGTGGCAGAGTCGCCGGAAGGACCATGGCGGAAGCTGGATGCGCCGATCCTGCGCCCGGCCATGAACGGTGAATGGTTCGGAGATGACGACAATCGTCTGACGGTGAAGCATAAGGGCGATTTCGACAGTTTGAAGGTGCATGACCCGGTGCTGTTCCATTACAACCATCAGTTCTGGCTGTACTACAAGGGGGAGCAGAAGGGGGAAGAAATGACCTTCGGCGGACGCACGACCAAGTGGGGTGTCGCGATTGCAGACCATCCGGAGGGGCCTTATGTGAAATCAGAGTACAACCCGGTAACGAACAGCGGCCATGAAACCCTGCTCTGGCATTACCGGGGAGGTATGGCTGGCCTGCTCTCTACAGATGGACCGGAGAAGAACACGATTCAATATGCGCATGACGGCATTAACTTCGAGATTGAGGCCGTAATCAAGAATCCGCCGGAGGCAGCAGGACCTTACCGCACAGACGAAACGGACCGGGGGCCGCTGGAGGGAATCCGTTGGGGCTTGTGTCATAACGTGCATTCCAAGTGGAATTATATTTTGAAATTCCGTACGGTGGAGGATTATAAGCATCACTATGCCAACAAGGTAAACCCTGAAGTGCTGTGGTTAGGCAAAAAAGCAAAGCATCAGGACTAA
- a CDS encoding phytanoyl-CoA dioxygenase family protein, whose amino-acid sequence MSDLSNLPELSSEYSLSQEQIKQFQEKGHLKLTGVASQEEVAVYRELIGEKVKELNYHDKPVEERDTYGKAFIQISNIWEKSAEIQRFVFARRFAKIAADLLGVDGVRIYHDQALFKEPGGGITPWHQDQIYWPVDTDNFVTMWMPLVPVSQDVGSMNFASGSHKYGYISKLAISDESQKTLGQYIEAKGLEVENYGALEAGDATWHYGWTLHSAPGNPTSTMREVMTIIYYADDAKVLEPDSNARKSDLKRWLPELSPGDLAASKLNPIVYKKGM is encoded by the coding sequence ATGTCGGATTTGAGTAATCTTCCAGAGCTGTCCAGCGAATATTCCCTGAGTCAAGAACAAATTAAGCAATTTCAAGAGAAGGGACATCTGAAGCTGACGGGTGTGGCAAGCCAAGAGGAAGTCGCTGTATATAGAGAGTTGATTGGTGAAAAAGTGAAGGAGCTGAACTACCACGACAAGCCCGTGGAAGAGCGGGATACGTACGGCAAAGCCTTCATTCAGATTTCGAATATTTGGGAGAAATCAGCGGAGATTCAGCGCTTTGTGTTTGCCCGCCGGTTTGCGAAGATCGCAGCCGACCTGCTCGGTGTGGATGGCGTACGGATATATCATGACCAGGCCCTGTTCAAGGAGCCGGGCGGGGGCATTACACCTTGGCATCAGGACCAGATATACTGGCCGGTGGATACCGATAATTTTGTGACCATGTGGATGCCGCTTGTACCGGTATCTCAGGATGTAGGCTCCATGAATTTTGCCAGCGGCTCTCATAAGTATGGATATATTAGCAAGCTTGCTATTTCTGATGAGTCCCAGAAGACACTGGGTCAGTACATTGAGGCAAAAGGGCTGGAGGTCGAGAACTACGGCGCACTGGAAGCAGGAGATGCGACCTGGCATTATGGCTGGACACTGCACAGCGCACCGGGTAATCCGACAAGCACGATGAGAGAAGTGATGACGATCATTTACTATGCCGATGATGCCAAGGTACTGGAGCCGGATTCCAATGCCCGTAAGTCTGATCTGAAGCGCTGGCTGCCAGAGCTGTCGCCAGGGGATCTGGCGGCAAGCAAGCTGAACCCGATTGTATATAAGAAAGGCATGTAA